Within the Rhea pennata isolate bPtePen1 chromosome 19, bPtePen1.pri, whole genome shotgun sequence genome, the region gcctttctctttttcatatttagtATATGCTTCTCGATgtctctttatttcttcttccagagTCTGTTCTGCTGATGTCTCTTGGTCTTTCAACAGTTCTTCGAGCTCATGAACTCTAAGGAAACCAGGTCTCATTCCAGTAACAGCTTCACAGTTACTTTAACATAACGTGTACAATTTCAttgcctccctccttcctccccactcCTACATTCCGTACTGTTTCATCATCTCTCTTGGAACGAAACTTCCTAATGAGCACAGAATTAAATAGCATCAGTTCAACTATTATTCTTTCATTGCCAGTCAAGAAGTTGGACTGTTCCCACAGCAATCACCACCCTTCTGCTCTTGCTATGCAtattaacacacacacaggtcAACTCCCTTACAACAGAAGGTCCTGAACTGCACAAGTCAGTAACACCTTTGCACTAAGGAACTCCCTGGGAAAGCCTCTGCTTGCTGTAAATTCAGCAAGGCCGCCTTATTTCATTTGGACTTCTCAAATGAAGCCTATCTGACTTGTCTGGCAGCAGAAGACACAGTCATATTTTAGATGCAGAAGTTCCTTGCTCCCAGCTTGGTTCTAGCTCTGTTGTGACACGAAACAGAGAactggctctgtgctttattaCCTGTGAACTAGCTGTGTGTTCTCCTGTTTCAGTTTGCTCTTCAGGTCACCATTTGTCAGGCTATCGTTCTCCAGTTCAGTCACCTTTTTTTCTAGGTATGTTACCTAGAAGGGGAAGTGGAAAGGAAGTATTGATATGCTCTGAATCTCTCTTTGCACACTACTCCACTGTTTCTAATTAGCATTTATCTACGATAACCTTTCTAAAGGATAGCAAAGCCACCTTTGCCTGTAAAGCCAGAGGCAAAAATTAGGCTCTCCAATTCTGAGTGCCCCAAAACTTGCATGCTCCTTGAAGCTGATCAATGCAAACACACAGGGAACAGGCATTAATACAATCCCCTAGATCTGTACTTCCATGGCTCTTACATTTTCATGAAGCACAGTCTTGATACTAATGGAATATCTTGGACATTTTGAATGAACTACTTAAGATAACCAGTAACTGTGATCAGGAGAGCTTCATCAATAGACACGTCTCCAGAAGTTCAGCTGGGTACATCACTGCAATGCACATAGCTCCTCACCTTTTCAGTTATATCATTATCACAGGAGTCTATACTGTCTCTGAACAGGTCTTCTGTGCTGCCATTACTGCTGCTGAAGTTACTATTGTGGAAGAGCTGCCTGAAAGATCAGAACGATAGTGATTTTGCttgatgaagaaaaaggagactCTGTATACTATCTTACAGCCTGGCTTTGCACTTTGAATATCCTATGCTAAAATCTGCGCAATCATTTCAGTGATAACAACTGCTTAAGCACAAGTCTTACAAGAAACTGGTAGCTAAGTGAAGTCATACTGAGCAAAATCAATGACATTAGTTCCAGGGTGTGAGCTCTTTGTTGCCTTTGACAAAATTTGTCACCAGCATTAGCATGTTTTAAGAACTACTTAACTTTATTCACACAATGTACCAAGTTGTATTTGCTGTATTAGAAATTTAAGATAAGATCACCACATTGTGCTGGCTGGTACAGTTAAGCTAGAAAATTGAATACATCAGGAGCTTtctttaaatagagaaaaagaaatctcaagCAGCTCCCACTGCAATACGCAAGACTGGAGATATCTAAAACAGCTTTGAAACTTACAGCCCTCCCCAGCTTAGGGCTGCTTTACTCAGTCAAAAGAAGATTATAGTTTTGTACAACCATTCTTTTATAAAGGGATGctcttgctttcctttgctgttgctgctgaaatgcaaaaaaaaaaaaaaaaaaaaagcccaagcTATGAGACCGAGAGGAGCGATACGTGCACTGACAGAACAGCAGTTTAAGAAAGTCGACTGACAAGGAAGCAACTCTTCTCTTAACACAGCTGCCCTTTCCAGTTCAGGGGCCTGTCCCAAGACTCGCAATGACGTTCTGTAGCATCCCTACCTCAGTACAGACCCCCTCCCTTGGAAATTCAGGTTTgcagatttctgttttcctaaccttactcttcctctctcctcccacctcCAGGTATGGGATAGTTATAGCTCATACCCCAAGTATTCAGAACAGAAAGTTACGACTCTTACCTTCCAAAAGCTGTActtgatatttttctgttaggGCTACATAGATAAAGAAGGAATGATAGAGGAATTAAACACTTATTTGATCAATGCTAgattcaatttcattttaatctgcAGCCGAATCACACAATGAAACAAACTTCTTagtgaagtaaaaaaaaaatgattctgtgAACAATATTCTTGGATAACTTAATAAAAACTATGGAGTTAATAAAAATGTGAGGATGGGTGGAGCCACAATATTACTGTGATCATTAACAAGTGGATTTAGGAACACTGGTATATTTAGCAGAGATTTGTCAACATGAATCAGAGTGAAACAAACATTAGAAATGTCACAAAGGGACATTAAGTTAGTGATGGATGGTTTATTCTGGATTCCCAggttttagattatttttataaacaggAAGTTTATCCTTCCCCATAATCCTTCGCAATTCACCACAGGAACAGAGATGCTTTCCATTTTAGCGCTTTGTTTCTCCGCCAAAGACTGTATTATCCAAAGGAGGGATGAAATTCAGACAAAAGCACTAGAATCAGATTTGAAACAGGAGGGGTTTAGTTTGCTTTTCATCTCTTGGGCAGGAGGATGTCATCTCTCCAAGCGCACACAGACACGCAGCTCTGCGAGAGCACTGCTCTCcgtaaaaagtaaaaagagtCTCTGTCACAAAATTACCAAAGACTTAGCGCCAGTTTTGGTCTGGGTTTTACCAGGCTCCTTGCTACGGCAGGAGAAACGAGGGGCTTGCTCACGGCAGGTCCTATGCTGCTGTGTCACCAAGAGAGAGGAGGTGGTGCACTGTGCTGTGCCAGGGATTACGCAGACAGGCCGGGTTTACACGCGGTTTCTAGGGGGAGCTAGAAACCCAGCAAATGATTTCCTTGAGAAAACCCTAGATAGTGATTTTATTGGAAGCACCGGATTCTTTCTGAGTACTCTCTACAGTTTAGAAGGAGTTGGAGTAATGGGGGAtagaaatgtaatgaaaaaacTGAATATTGCTAAGAATCCCCAAAAGTCATTTCTGCCCTAGTTCCAGGTTTCATTATTTTGCCAAATTCCCTTTAGGAGAAAGGGATCTCACCGGAATGAAGTACCTCTGCCGACCCATGGCTTTTATGGGTGGCGTAGATAAGGTTATACACATTGGCTAAGGCTACACACATAAGCCAGATCACTCTTTCCTAACCACAGGAAACAGTAACTAGCCACAGATCTGCATTAAGAGCACAGCAGATCCCACTTCCTGGGAAGAATTCCTGGGCACAGCATTCCCATCCAGCAATCAAAGAGCTCATtggttaaaatatttaaggcaCAGACAGCATTAATAAACCCAAGTCAGAGAAATACTTATTAGCTAACAAGGAACAGCACTTTGCTTCAGGCTTGATGTCAAGATCCAAATTTCTTACTGCTTTGCAAGAATGACAACGCGTGCAAGACAGACAGGACGGCACACAGAAGAGGGCACTTTCCGCCTCTCCTCCTGCCACTAGTTAGTCCCATTTCTAGGGGGAGGACTGCTGAACGCAGTGCAATAGGCTGCTTACCTGTTTGCTTTCAAGTTTTTCAGCCTGGCTTCCAAATCGTTGAGTAGATTTATCTTTTTGCAGCACTGTGTACAGTAAACATCCAGTAACTCGCTGTTATAAACATGCCTCATTTTTCGGGGTGTTTGGCCAGCACTGTTTGCAGGAAAGGAGACGTGTTACTGGCTATAGTAACCAACTCGCATCAGGTTTTCCTCTTGACTGTGTGTCATAGTCACAGGCAAGAGACTGGAGGAACATGCCACCTCTCACCATGGTTCATCTACCTCAGAGGTGATGACTGGGAATGCCTAGGGCAAGTCTACCTGCCTCAGCTGGGCTTTTACAGAAAAGTATTGTGGTatcattgggggggggggaaatttGGGGGACTGGAAGAAGAGCACAAGATACACAGTCCATGCGATGCATGTAGGAGCTGCTTCATTAGCATGTTTCACCTCAGCAGTGTCACTCCCTCTTATCTTGCCCATCTTTCCACCACAGCCTGGCATGCAACCTGAAGGAGTAATTTCCTTTAAGAGAAAGacaggaagatgaagaaaaatagagcaGTCTAGCAGGAAAAAGTGACACAAACTCCCCTCAGATACGAGGGTGGAGAGAACCCTGGAACGAAGAGGAATGTAGAAGTGGACATAGGTCTAAAGAGTAGATAAGAGCAGCTCTTGGCatgataaagcaaaaataaaccaaaataaaagagCAGTATGGCATGGAGTACACAGATCCCCAGGAATGGGAATGGAAAGGCCTGCATAGCCCTAGGGAGATAGAAGATGAAGGACACAAGCCACCATCAtgagagggcagcagagaggggTAATGGTTCTGCATGCAGATGGAGTTGGCAAGGAAGGATTGCAGGAGTGCTTGAAATACAGGGTGGCACATGGGGGTTGCATGCGGAACAGAGATGCAGTGAGCTTATCCTGCGCTAACAATGACCTTAACATGCTACTGATCCAAGCAGACAAATCCTAAAGCACCTTCATGCTCAGCTCTTCCCCAACCCTGCTCATCCATCCTCTTCTCAGGGAAGGGCTTCAAATCAGTAACTGATTTTGTGACAAGGTAAGAGTTACAGAGAGTGAGGTCACATCCAGGGAACTGGtagactgcagtgacatttcCAGCTCCCAACAGAGAGCAGCCCCTTGCTTATGTTCTCCAAGATGCTCGAGGTCAATATGGATTGTTGTTCTGCACATATCCTTGTCCATATGCAGCACCTCGTCATACAGGTTACTGCTTAAGATTTGCAGTATTAGAACACTAAAGAGAAATAGCCTTCTTGCAGGTCTTCTCCTGCACCGCACCAGGGCTAGCGCATAGGTGTTAAGCTAGTTTCCTACTTTCAGCAGATGATTTCTAGTATTAGCCCCCAACTGTGAAACCTACtgtttgcaaaagaaatatCTACAAGCAAAACAGCCTGGTTATTTCAATGGAACCCGTAGCTAGCtatcaaaaaaatgtttgtgatatCCTTGATTATTAGATGTAGTCTGTCTAACAGTGCAAAATGtgaactgcaaatattttgcttttaagatgaGGCTAGGTAACCAGCGGAATTTCTAGGATGGGCACTCATGctcagagaagaacaaaaaaagtggaaagaaaaatgtctgttaATGAATAAGGAGCAACCTGGAAGATACAGATGAGCCAAGGTCAGAGTAGGCGTTGGTTCTGGTCTCATCATCAGGGCATGGGCTACTGGGAGTAAAATCCACATCATCTCCTTCCCCATAGTCTTCAAACTGTTCTTCATTACTGATCAGAGAGGCGGTGGAATAGGTGGAGAGGTCAGATGCTGCAGAAGGGTTGTGAGGGCTTAACCTGAAACAAGAGGTCGAAACATCTGGAAGGCCAACTTTAATAGCATCTCACCTCACATGGGATCTTCCACCTTTTCTGCTCAACCCCTCGTTTGAAGTTGTAACCCactttgtgcaaaaaaaaaaaaaaaaaaaaaaaccaaaccctCAAGTGATAAGCTTATCTGATGTGTTTGATATAGTACTTTGAAAGACAAGAGTATGAGAACCTATGAGCAAAGTACCTGCAAGACAGGTTTGGATCAACACAAATGATCCCACTTTGAGCAGCGCATCTCAGTCATCATTTCCACACAGCGTGGAATACTGCTGCTTATAGGACTTTTGTGCAGAACACAGGAACCATGCAGATATCTCCAAAATGCATGGGGCATTGAGAGACATGTATAAGACTGAGGCAGTCACCGTGTTCTGCAGTCTGAGTTTCCCAGTAACCCTCTCCCTCCATCCTGTGAGCTCCAGCCACTCTTTTTGTGTGGCTAGTACCAAACTTCAGCTCACCCTGTGCCAGATGAGCTGGAAATGAGAATCACTGTAGATGCGACCTAACCAAGGCTGAGTCCCTGTTCTTTCTTCCATCATGACAAAAAGGAGTCTTTCAGAATAGATATGGGCCACAGAAAACGCCACTTTACCACCACAAGAACACCTAGAGAAAGTGCGAACAGGCAGGACTGTGCCCTTGGAGTGCAAGGGGACATTCAGGTGAGGAGATGAGCAGGGCTAGGCAGTCCCAGAAAGCAGCAAGCAGGCTGCCAGTGTAGTTTGATGATACAAACAAGGCAGTGGACTCCGATCTGCTAAAACTCTGTGCAGACTGAGTTAACTTTCCCACTCCCTCTGCGTCAGTGCACTGTGCTTTTTAATCTTCTACTCCACTTGCTGAGCTGTGAAGCATAAGCTTGCAGTTGACGTAGTTCTTCAATGGCTCAGCAACGTGTTTTAGGCTTCTTTTCCGAGTCTACCTATGCTTTCCAGATGGAGAGATCCTTCTTCTTCCTGTAACACTACACTTGGGAGCTGTAAACAAAAGATGCAGTAGTGTTCCTTTGGTGGATGGCACAAGCATTATTTGCATATCCTTTCCCTCCAAAGCAATTAGTAGAGGATGAAACCTGCCAACACTGCAGATgtatgcttttttgtttcttctgttttgatgaGATCCATTTATAACCTGCAATTCATTTATCtaattcacatgaaaaaaaaaaacagggaaagtCAAGCCTGGCACATTATTAAAGGATGAAGATAGCAATGCTCATACTAGAAATAGATCAAACTTATCTAATAAGGCTCCCTGGCTGGGAGATGGATTAGTGAGAAGCTAAACGTATCACAGAACACCTATTCACAGAAGAGCTGCTGTGCCACAGGCATACAATGCACTGATGAAGATTTGGGTGCCTATGATCTATGTAACTGCAACTGCTATGTTCATCTCAATACTGTCACACAAAGCCAATTTAAGCAGCAACTCCTCACAACACTCCCACAAGGGAGAGAGGCTAATGATCAGTCCTCAGTTGGGGTGATAATATATACAGCCAATAAAACCCACATTCTGTGTAGCCTGGGAACAGCACTGCTTGCCAACAGGCTGGGGCTCAGCAGTTCACTATCTCATGTATTACCTCGCTAAATTGTTCAGCCAAAGACATGTTTTCTTATGACAGCTACACTGCAAATAATCACCGTTGCTGGACCCACCCGGTAGTGTTCCTCAGAACTTTTGATCTGTGGTCAGTCATAAGCTCTCCCAAACTTTAAAGTGCTTAGGTTGAAACAGCCCATGTTTCAAGATAGATCCTGAACTCACAACCAGCCTCAAGCTGGAAACTTTCTAGAAATTACTCAGTTATTTTCAAGGCAGTTGCTAAAAGCAGTTGTTACTCCCATTCTAACACTTTTTGAAGGAAGCTTagattagtttaaaaaaaaaaaaatctatttcctgTTCTTGAGAGTATGAGTTTGTAGAGGGCTGATACGGGTCTAGTATACAACCCACCCACTTCTTAGAGAAGTGAGTGTCCTGGTTTGGCCAAGGTTGAAGTCTGTATTATCTCTTCTAACACAAATATATGAAGCTTCCCAAACAGCTCtctagagagagaaaattaagtAGGTGTCAGAGAATAAAGTAAGATTTGCTCTATACTTAAGAGCTCCTAGCAGCCCTTGGCCCCCTCTATGGAGGGTACAGGACACATGGTGTCCTCCCTCATCTGCCAAGGGCATGAATTGCTCAGGCTGGAGGAAAGATGTCCATTTCAAAAGCAACGATAGTGAAAGTCAGTCATTGCAGGGATGGATGCTTAGAGAAACCAGGAATGGCAGGGCAAGGAGACAAATTTGATGAAGAGCTGGCAAAAACCAGAATTAGCTTGATAAAGTCTCTGGGATAGCTGGTGGGATAAGAAGGCCAAAGCTCAGTTGGCCAAGAAATTTGGGAGCAGGCTGGGAACCAGGCAGAGGCCCAATGAGGccaggagagggaaggaggctggTCTTTGCAAGAGAAAGAAGCTCAAGAGGTACAAACCAAGATGAGAAGTTAGAAACAGGGAAGACAGGGCAGAGGCCTAGGGAGCAGGCCCAGCTGAGCTCTGTCCTGTGGTACAGCATTAACTCAGTTCAAAGTAGGATTAGATCAAGTTGGCCCCTTCCACTCAGTTAGCTTTTACCAGTACTATGCCCCCTCCATCCCCGTACTGCATGAAGAGTAAAGTTAGGGTTACAGAGACATTCTTGTGTTAATAGCAAGCCAGggttatacacacacatgccaTGACACCCTGTGTTAAGCACAAGTTACTGCTGCACACTAAAGGTCATGGAAAATTAGAAACATACAGAATTAACTTGGCACATGGAGTAGGCAAAACACATCAGCAGAGTCCATCTTCAGATAACTTAATGAACAAAAGGCTAAAGCAACGTTCCCCACATTGTATTGCTTTGCAGGAGATTCATATTTTAATCCCAGCATATAAAGGGCTCAGGAACACAGAAGTCCCTAAATTCAGGGTGGTGCCAATAAAGTGATCCATTTGGGGAAGGACAGcccaacattttcattttaacacaTAACATGCAAGTCCCATGGGTGCTCACCAAACAGGCCAGGAGGAGTTAGGACTGAGACTAAGCCACTTACAGGACCTGGACATCCATCtctcttacattttaaataggcattttttttttccaatcctTCAGCCATCCTCAGGCCCTCCCACGGGAGGAATTAGCCAAATAAaggctccttcctccctcctcctttgaGGCATATTCAAAATAGGGCCTCCAAAGGGCAAAACCACCACTCACTTGTCATCAGGCAGGAAGAGGCCACTAAGCATGCCATCCTTCTCCTCACTCCGACATACGTCGGAGGCCTCCGAGCTCTGAGCACTCTCAATAGCACTGTCCATGTCAGACTCATGGTGAAGTTCTTGCTGTGCTAGAGTCATCACGTCTTCATCAGTAAAGAGCTCCGACTCGCTGTAGGCCCTTTCGTTGTCCAAGTAGGCACAGTTCTGGATTTCCCTgccctgaaaaataaaaattgagagGCAATTCAGATCAACCTCCAAGGCAGCTGAGAGAAAACAAGAGCAGCAATAACTAGTTCTCTGGATGTCCAGATAAACATGACTAATGTGAAATACAAGTCAAAACAAGAAGCCTGATCCATTTTACAAAGGCCAGATCGTGCAAGCCTCTAAGGTACCTTGCTCCTCCCATAAGGCCTTGAATACTGCTTCTCTCTGACTTACTGTCTCTTCCATAGGAGAGGGACACAAGACCCAATTATAAAATGCAGTCAGTTTTGCCCTAATTTACTCTCTAAATGCAGTGGGAGTAATAAATATCAGTCAGTTTTGCCCTAATTTACTCTCTAAATGCAGTGGGAGTAATAAATATCTTCAGGGGTTTTTAATATAAAGAGGAGCATCTTTTGCAAGAACCTAATCGTAAGACTAACTCTGAGTTACTTTATATGTTAATACTACAGATTACATAAAAGCCAGCCAAGTATTAGTTTCCTCAATCTTTTGAGGCTGTGCATGTGCGTGTAAAATCTatatggagaggaaaaaaaagttggcgGGTGTTAAAACATTTATGGTAGGTCTTGGTGACAACCAAAGAtataagagcagaaaaaaaacccaaagccatCTATTCCCACTTCCTGGAACCACATGTCTTGATTAAGCATTAACTAAACTAAGATGTCATTCTTAGCGCTGCAGCACTTCGTTGTTGCTGCTGGtcccccccttctttttcccATGAAGATTTATAATAGCCAAGACaagttgttttctattttcttgtcCTTGGGGGACAAAAAAAttcttaactgaaaaatataaagccCAAGATCTTATTCTCTGCCCTCTGTTTGATAAATGGCAACACAACGTTGCAGTTCCCATCCAGTGCGACCCAGGGAACTCACAACTATAGTGAGTCACTGCAATTGCAGTGACTCACATCTCCACTCCCAGCCTCACCGGCTACCTCCACCTGCGCTTTTACAATAGAACTATTGCCAGAAAGACAATCATGCATTTAAGGTTTAGCTTACTGGCACCGCATCGAAGCATTTCATTCATGGAAATATCTCACATTGAGGCCCAGTTGTCACCCTGCTGGTTCTTGGTCACGGGAGCATGCTTGCGGGAAGTAAACTCTGCTTTCAGCACGCAGTGTGGCTTCAAGTCTTCCCCTGACACCTCCACCACACAACTAGCTCCAGCTTGGAGTCAGCAGACACAGCTTTGCTAGAGCCCCAGAGGACAAGATCCCCTTTTACAAGAACTGATGTCCTATGCTGAGGACAGTAGTTTTTCTTAGTAGTTTTTTCACCTTAGTATGAAGCcagaagctgcagctttttAAGATTTACAGCAGTTGCTACTAATAAATGGGAG harbors:
- the RAB11FIP4 gene encoding rab11 family-interacting protein 4 isoform X4 gives rise to the protein MTLAQQELHHESDMDSAIESAQSSEASDVCRSEEKDGMLSGLFLPDDKLSPHNPSAASDLSTYSTASLISNEEQFEDYGEGDDVDFTPSSPCPDDETRTNAYSDLGSSVSSSAGQTPRKMRHVYNSELLDVYCTQCCKKINLLNDLEARLKNLKANSPNRKISSTAFGRQLFHNSNFSSSNGSTEDLFRDSIDSCDNDITEKVTYLEKKVTELENDSLTNGDLKSKLKQENTQLVHRVHELEELLKDQETSAEQTLEEEIKRHREAYTKYEKEKGTEIELLNTRVQQLEEENSELKSTVTRLKSQTEKLDEERQRMSDRLEDTSLRLKDEMDLYKRMMDKLRQNRLEFNKEREATQELIEDLRKELEHLQLYKLECERPGRGRSSSSSVSEFNAKTREVEMEHEIKRLKQENQKLRDQNDDLNGQILSLSLYEAKNLFATQTKAQSLAAEIDSASRDELMEALKEQEEINYRLRQYMDKIILAILDHNPSILEIKN